A window of Calliopsis andreniformis isolate RMS-2024a chromosome 3, iyCalAndr_principal, whole genome shotgun sequence contains these coding sequences:
- the LOC143188626 gene encoding proton-coupled amino acid transporter-like protein pathetic isoform X1 codes for MGNTDSVHDVEMSSLSTATNNDRPHIMRTPMRPMIAEYDPKKHGVKTELSDMVLVKYKCEKNDVPITVTNGSTLPLVERPNDEEAALYNPFEHRKLAHPTSDLDTLIHLLKGSLGTGILAMPMAFRNAGLLFGLFATFFIGAVCTYCVHILVKCAHTLCRRTQTPSLGFADVAEAAFLVGPEPVQKYARLAKATVNSFLVIDLIGCCCVYIVFISTNIKEVVDYYSETDRDVRLYMAALLPLLIVFNLVRNLKYLAPFSMVANVLIATGMGITFYYIFSDLPSIEDVPNFSSWSQLPLFFGTAIFALEGIGVVMSLENNMKTPTHFIGCPGVLNTGMFFVVLLYSTVGFFGYWRYGEDTKASITLNPVQSDILAQSAKVMIAVAIFLTYGLQFYVPMEIIWKNAKQYFGSRKLVAEYVIRIILVIFTVGVAIAIPNLGPFISLVGAVCLSTLGLMFPSVIELVTEWEQENGLGRGYWKLWKNLAIIAFGVLGFLTGTYVSIQEILEAKK; via the exons ATGGGGAACACTGATAGCGTGCACGATGTGGAGATGAGCTCCTTGTCCACCGCGACCAACAATGATCGTCCTCATATCATG AGAACACCAATGCGCCCAATGATAGCGGAATACGACCCAAAGAAGCACGGTGTGAAAACAGAACTCTCAGACATGGTTCTTGTCAA ATACAAGTGCGAGAAAAATGACGTACCGATTACCGTCACAAACGGCTCGACGTTGCCGCTCGTGGAACGACCGAACGACGAGGAGGCGGCACTTTACAACCCCTTCGAGCACAGGAAGCTCGCCCACCCTACTTCGGACCTGGACACCCTGATACACTTGCTGAAGGGGAGCCTGGGCACGGGTATCCTCGCTATGCCAATGGCATTCCGCAACGCTGGATTACTGTTTGGACTTTTCGCCACGTTCTTCATCGGGGCTGTCTGCACCTACTGCGTTCATATATTGGTCAAATGCGCTCATACACTCTGCAGGCGGACGCAGACGCCCAGCCTGGGCTTCGCGGATGTCGCCGAGGCGGCCTTTCTTGTCGGCCCGGAACCGGTGCAGAAGTACGCTCGTCTCGCTAA GGCGACGGTGAATTCGTTCCTCGTGATCGACTTGATAGGCTGCTGCTGCGTGTACATAGTCTTTATCTCGACCAATATCAAAGAGGTGGTCGATTATTACTCGGAAACTGACCGAGACGTCCGATTGTACATGGCGGCGTTGTTACCCCTGCTGATCGTCTTCAACCTAGTGAGGAACCTGAAATACCTGGCGCCGTTCTCTATGGTAGCGAACGTCTTGATCGCCACTGGAATGGGGATCACATTTTATTACATCTTCAGCGATCTGCCCAGCATCGAGGACGTGCCAAATTTCTCGAGCTGGTCTCAGTTGCCTTTGTTCTTCGGCACGGCTATCTTCGCCCTTGAAGGCATTGGTGTG GTGATGTCCCTCGAGAACAACATGAAGACACCAACGCACTTCATCGGCTGCCCCGGTGTCCTGAACACAGGCATGTTCTTCGTAGTGCTCTTATACAGCACAGTAGGTTTCTTCGGCTACTGGCGGTACGGCGAGGACACGAAAGCCTCGATCACCTTGAACCCAGTGCAGAGCGACATCCTGGCCCAATCCGCGAAAGTCATGATCGCCGTGGCAATCTTCCTGACCTATGGCCTGCAGTTCTACGTACCGATGGAGATCATctggaagaacgccaagcaGTACTTCGGCTCCAGGAAGCTCGTCGCTGAATACGTGATCCGTATCATCTTAGTGATCTTCACCGTCGGCGTGGCCATCGCCATCCCAAACCTGGGCCCGTTCATATCCCTCGTGGGGGCTGTCTGCCTCTCCACTTTGGGCCTGATGTTCCCATCCGTGATCGAGCTGGTGACAGAGTGGGAACAGGAGAACGGCTTGGGACGTGGCTACTGGAAGCTCTGGAAGAATCTAGCCATCATCGCGTTCGGTGTCCTTGGCTTCCTCACAGGCACCTACGTCAGCATCCAGGAGATCCTCGAGGCGAAGAAATGA
- the Phkgamma gene encoding phosphorylase kinase gamma isoform X2: MAKDEGDDLLPDKDAAKGFYAKYEPKEILGRGISSTVRRCIEKETGIEYAAKIIDISNETNEDGHTMKDATLQEVQILRRVAGHPYIIELHDVFESSTFIFLIFEICKNGELFDYLTSVVTLSEKKTRYIMRQVFEGVQHIHNQGIVHRDLKPENILLDDNLNVKITDFGFARVLKGEDKLYDLCGTPGYLAPEVLKCNMFENADGYGQEVDIWACGVIMFTLLVGCPPFWHRKQMVMLRNIMEGKYTFTSPEWADITEAPKDLIRKLLVVDPRKRISIKDALEHSFFHTVELKAKSFNARKRFQLAIICVRAVVRIKRLHTTPEPLSTQVACTDPYRIKILRKVIDGCAFRVYGHWVKKGEGQNRAALFENTPKTELKHLYVSNLSR; encoded by the exons ATGGCAAAAGACGAAGGGGACGACCTCTTGCCAGACAAGGACGCAGCGAAAGGATTTTACGCGAAATACGAACCCAAAGAGATCCTTGGAAG AGGAATATCTTCCACTGTGAGAAGATGTATAGAAAAAGAAACAGGCATAGAATATGCAGCTAAAATTATAGATATTAGTAATGAAACTAACGAGGATGGGCATACTATGAAGGATGCTACATTACAGGAAGTACAAATTCTTCGTAGAGTAGCTGGTCATCCTTATATTA tTGAATTGCATGATGTCTTTGAATCTAGTAcattcatttttttaatattcgaaATATGTAAGAATGGAGAATTATTCGACTACCTCACGTCTGTTGTTACTCTTTCTGAGAAAAAGACACGATACATTATGAGACAAGTGTTCGAAGGAGTCCAACATATTCATAATCAAGGAATAgtacatagagatttgaaaccaGAAAATATATTATTAGATGACAATCTAAATGTGAAAATAACTGATTTTGGTTTTGCAAGAGTATTGAAAGGAGAAGATAAGCTATATG ATCTTTGTGGTACACCTGGGTATTTGGCACCAGAGGTGCTCAAGTGCAATATGTTTGAAAATGCAGATGGCTATGGGCAAGAAGTCGATAT ATGGGCCTGTGGGGTAATTATGTTTACTTTATTAGTTGGTTGTCCACCTTTTTGGCATAGAAAACAAATGGTTATGCTTAGGAATATTATGGAAGGAAAGTATACGTTTACATCTCCAGAATGGGCAGATATAACAG AAGCCCCCAAAGATCTGATAAGAAAGTTACTAGTTGTTGATCCTAGAAAGAGGATTTCTATTAAAGATGCGTTAGAACATTCGTTTTTCCATACGGTg gaATTAAAGGCGAAATCTTTTAACGCAAGGAAAAGATTCCAGTTAGCTATTATTTGTGTTCGCGCAGTAGTACGTATCAAACGACTTCATACAACACCTGAACCCCTTTCAACTCAAGTGGCATGCACTGATCCTTATAGGATCAAAATTTTGCGAAAG GTTATTGACGGTTGTGCATTCAGAGTGTATGGTCATTGGGTGAAAAAGGGAGAAGGACAAAATCGAGCTGCGCTATTCGAAAATACACCAAAGACGGAATTGAAGCACCTTTATGTTAGTAATTTGAGCAGATAA
- the Fidipidine gene encoding coiled-coil domain-containing protein 93 isoform X1 has translation MLHDVPKRLLKSSETTEADVREDEEQAKRFQDIIDLLLAAGYFRARIKGLSNFDKVIGGMTWCIESCNFDVDVDLLFRENLTIGQKISLTEKIVAMLPKMNCPYRIEPHQIQGLDCIHIFPVIQWLVKRSMETREETAEFVRSFALNQFHKKHSFSEDAETAKAVQGNLTKNIRLVKKSYEPRRLFKHKDGSVREESTKYLGTVLEYEAPLYYSTKGVGSPTATSSNDAKENDRKEELKEKENTEQIAGSLAAIEESSARLSVVAVGNIVGIQAQEIAKVAEKYAAMSTSETGENGSSNSSAAVIALQKQKAALQNRIRKLTKERDSLSTKVSELTDKTNESRAKRQAIERSLKKAQEMGINEHDSVYKCLEELLLVHDGLKEQEHNFREQCKSDLNLLRGKLQEIESGTSEEEEDRLKEYEEQKEAVTRVRLQLAKKNRAIASLTRQLDDVPGRSELTQYQRRFMELYNQVSAKHKETKQYYTLYNTLDDTKLYLSKELSLLNSIQDNYNEAMASTSGKEQFLKQFEAIVAGVKRNKAKVEKRCADEKNRRDTLSRQLATLIEQQRKYVAAVRQLTIECRKNEALLAQLRDTYSRG, from the exons ATGTTACACGACGTACCGAAGCGATTATTGAAAAGTTCGGAAACAACTGAG GCTGATGTACGCGAAGATGAGGAACAAGCGAAAAGGTTCCAAGATATTATCGATCTTCTTTTGGCAGCAGGGTATTTTCGAGCGAGAATAAAAGGTTTATCAAATTTTGATAAG GTAATCGGTGGGATGACCTGGTGCATAGAATCCTGTAACTTCGATGTAGATGTTGATTTACTATTTCGTGAAAATTTAACCATAGGACAAAAAAT ATCTTTAACTGAAAAAATCGTGGCCATGTTACCCAAAATGAATTGCCCTTACAGAATAGAACCACATCAAATACAAGGCTTAGATTGCATTCATATTTTCCCCGTTATTCAG TGGTTGGTCAAACGATCAATGGAGACGCGAGAAGAAACCGCTGAATTCGTTCGGTCATTCGCTTTAAATCAATTTCATAAGAAGCATTCTTTCAGTGAAGATGCGGAAACAGCAAAGGCAGTACAAGGAAATTTAACGAAAAACATTCGATTAGTTAAG AAATCGTACGAACCTCGACGTCTTTTCAAGCACAAAGATGGATCTGTTAGAGAGGAATCTACTAAATATCTTGGCACAGTTTTAGAATACGAAGCGCCTTTATATTATTCTACCAAAGGAGTTGGATCACCAACAGCAACTTCCTCGAACGATGCGAAAGAAAATGATCGTAAAGAAGAGCTAAAGGAAAAG gaaaatacagaacaaatagctGGGAGTCTAGCTGCTATAGAAGAAAGTTCA GCACGTCTAAGCGTCGTAGCAGTGGGTAATATCGTAGGAATTCAAGCTCAAGAAATCGCCAAAGTAGCCGAAAAATATGCAGCGATGTCCACGTCCGAAACGGGG GAAAATGGCAGTTCTAACTCTTCAGCTGCAGTGATCGCGCTGCAGAAGCAAAAAGCAGCACTCCAAAATCGAATACGGAAATTAACAAAGGAAAGGGACAGTTTATCAACTAAAGTTTCAGAATTAACTGATAAAACAAACGAATCGCGGGCAAAACGACAAGCCATAGAGCGTTCCTTGAAGAAGGCCCAAGAAATGGGGATCAATGAGCATGATAG TGTCTACAAATgtctggaagaactgctgttagTTCATGATGGCCTGAAAGAACAAGAACACAACTTCCGGGAGCAGTGTAAGTCTGATTTAAATCTTCTACGTGGTAAGTTGCAAGAAATTGAGAGTGGTACGtcagaagaagaggaagatcGTTTGAAGGAATATGAAGAGCAAAAAGAAGCTGTAACAAGAGTAAGATTACAACTGGCCAAGAAGAATAGGGCAATCGCTTCCTTGACCAGACAATTAGATGATGTTCCTGGTCGTTCCGAACTTACGCAATATCAAAGACGTTTTATGGAATTGTACAATCAAG TTTCGGCCAAGCACAAAGAGACTAAACAATATTACACGTTATACAATACCCTCGACGATACGAAACTTTACTTAAGCAAAGAGCTGTCGTTATTGAATTCCATTCAAGATAACTACAATGA AGCAATGGCATCGACGAGCGGTAAGGAGCAGTTTTTGAAACAGTTCGAAGCAATCGTTGCTGGCGTAAAACGTAACAAAGCTAAG GTGGAAAAACGATGTGCCGATGAGAAGAATAGAAGAGATACTCTCAGTCGACAGCTTGCCACTCTGATAGAACAGCAACGTAAATACGTTGCTGCAGTCAGGCAGCTCACCATCGAATGCCGTAAAAACGAAGCTTTACTCGCACAGTTACGCG ATACATACTCAAGAGGGTAA
- the LOC143188626 gene encoding proton-coupled amino acid transporter-like protein pathetic isoform X2, with translation MSHKMQSEALVHGGKFQRTPMRPMIAEYDPKKHGVKTELSDMVLVKYKCEKNDVPITVTNGSTLPLVERPNDEEAALYNPFEHRKLAHPTSDLDTLIHLLKGSLGTGILAMPMAFRNAGLLFGLFATFFIGAVCTYCVHILVKCAHTLCRRTQTPSLGFADVAEAAFLVGPEPVQKYARLAKATVNSFLVIDLIGCCCVYIVFISTNIKEVVDYYSETDRDVRLYMAALLPLLIVFNLVRNLKYLAPFSMVANVLIATGMGITFYYIFSDLPSIEDVPNFSSWSQLPLFFGTAIFALEGIGVVMSLENNMKTPTHFIGCPGVLNTGMFFVVLLYSTVGFFGYWRYGEDTKASITLNPVQSDILAQSAKVMIAVAIFLTYGLQFYVPMEIIWKNAKQYFGSRKLVAEYVIRIILVIFTVGVAIAIPNLGPFISLVGAVCLSTLGLMFPSVIELVTEWEQENGLGRGYWKLWKNLAIIAFGVLGFLTGTYVSIQEILEAKK, from the exons AGAACACCAATGCGCCCAATGATAGCGGAATACGACCCAAAGAAGCACGGTGTGAAAACAGAACTCTCAGACATGGTTCTTGTCAA ATACAAGTGCGAGAAAAATGACGTACCGATTACCGTCACAAACGGCTCGACGTTGCCGCTCGTGGAACGACCGAACGACGAGGAGGCGGCACTTTACAACCCCTTCGAGCACAGGAAGCTCGCCCACCCTACTTCGGACCTGGACACCCTGATACACTTGCTGAAGGGGAGCCTGGGCACGGGTATCCTCGCTATGCCAATGGCATTCCGCAACGCTGGATTACTGTTTGGACTTTTCGCCACGTTCTTCATCGGGGCTGTCTGCACCTACTGCGTTCATATATTGGTCAAATGCGCTCATACACTCTGCAGGCGGACGCAGACGCCCAGCCTGGGCTTCGCGGATGTCGCCGAGGCGGCCTTTCTTGTCGGCCCGGAACCGGTGCAGAAGTACGCTCGTCTCGCTAA GGCGACGGTGAATTCGTTCCTCGTGATCGACTTGATAGGCTGCTGCTGCGTGTACATAGTCTTTATCTCGACCAATATCAAAGAGGTGGTCGATTATTACTCGGAAACTGACCGAGACGTCCGATTGTACATGGCGGCGTTGTTACCCCTGCTGATCGTCTTCAACCTAGTGAGGAACCTGAAATACCTGGCGCCGTTCTCTATGGTAGCGAACGTCTTGATCGCCACTGGAATGGGGATCACATTTTATTACATCTTCAGCGATCTGCCCAGCATCGAGGACGTGCCAAATTTCTCGAGCTGGTCTCAGTTGCCTTTGTTCTTCGGCACGGCTATCTTCGCCCTTGAAGGCATTGGTGTG GTGATGTCCCTCGAGAACAACATGAAGACACCAACGCACTTCATCGGCTGCCCCGGTGTCCTGAACACAGGCATGTTCTTCGTAGTGCTCTTATACAGCACAGTAGGTTTCTTCGGCTACTGGCGGTACGGCGAGGACACGAAAGCCTCGATCACCTTGAACCCAGTGCAGAGCGACATCCTGGCCCAATCCGCGAAAGTCATGATCGCCGTGGCAATCTTCCTGACCTATGGCCTGCAGTTCTACGTACCGATGGAGATCATctggaagaacgccaagcaGTACTTCGGCTCCAGGAAGCTCGTCGCTGAATACGTGATCCGTATCATCTTAGTGATCTTCACCGTCGGCGTGGCCATCGCCATCCCAAACCTGGGCCCGTTCATATCCCTCGTGGGGGCTGTCTGCCTCTCCACTTTGGGCCTGATGTTCCCATCCGTGATCGAGCTGGTGACAGAGTGGGAACAGGAGAACGGCTTGGGACGTGGCTACTGGAAGCTCTGGAAGAATCTAGCCATCATCGCGTTCGGTGTCCTTGGCTTCCTCACAGGCACCTACGTCAGCATCCAGGAGATCCTCGAGGCGAAGAAATGA
- the Phkgamma gene encoding phosphorylase kinase gamma isoform X1 has translation MAKDEGDDLLPDKDAAKGFYAKYEPKEILGRGISSTVRRCIEKETGIEYAAKIIDISNETNEDGHTMKDATLQEVQILRRVAGHPYIIELHDVFESSTFIFLIFEICKNGELFDYLTSVVTLSEKKTRYIMRQVFEGVQHIHNQGIVHRDLKPENILLDDNLNVKITDFGFARVLKGEDKLYDLCGTPGYLAPEVLKCNMFENADGYGQEVDIWACGVIMFTLLVGCPPFWHRKQMVMLRNIMEGKYTFTSPEWADITEAPKDLIRKLLVVDPRKRISIKDALEHSFFHTVLWDQDIAPLKRSLSSNSRRLSRISQLALELKAKSFNARKRFQLAIICVRAVVRIKRLHTTPEPLSTQVACTDPYRIKILRKVIDGCAFRVYGHWVKKGEGQNRAALFENTPKTELKHLYVSNLSR, from the exons ATGGCAAAAGACGAAGGGGACGACCTCTTGCCAGACAAGGACGCAGCGAAAGGATTTTACGCGAAATACGAACCCAAAGAGATCCTTGGAAG AGGAATATCTTCCACTGTGAGAAGATGTATAGAAAAAGAAACAGGCATAGAATATGCAGCTAAAATTATAGATATTAGTAATGAAACTAACGAGGATGGGCATACTATGAAGGATGCTACATTACAGGAAGTACAAATTCTTCGTAGAGTAGCTGGTCATCCTTATATTA tTGAATTGCATGATGTCTTTGAATCTAGTAcattcatttttttaatattcgaaATATGTAAGAATGGAGAATTATTCGACTACCTCACGTCTGTTGTTACTCTTTCTGAGAAAAAGACACGATACATTATGAGACAAGTGTTCGAAGGAGTCCAACATATTCATAATCAAGGAATAgtacatagagatttgaaaccaGAAAATATATTATTAGATGACAATCTAAATGTGAAAATAACTGATTTTGGTTTTGCAAGAGTATTGAAAGGAGAAGATAAGCTATATG ATCTTTGTGGTACACCTGGGTATTTGGCACCAGAGGTGCTCAAGTGCAATATGTTTGAAAATGCAGATGGCTATGGGCAAGAAGTCGATAT ATGGGCCTGTGGGGTAATTATGTTTACTTTATTAGTTGGTTGTCCACCTTTTTGGCATAGAAAACAAATGGTTATGCTTAGGAATATTATGGAAGGAAAGTATACGTTTACATCTCCAGAATGGGCAGATATAACAG AAGCCCCCAAAGATCTGATAAGAAAGTTACTAGTTGTTGATCCTAGAAAGAGGATTTCTATTAAAGATGCGTTAGAACATTCGTTTTTCCATACGGTg CTGTGGGATCAAGACATCGCTCCTCTAAAACGTTCACTATCATCTAATTCGCGGCGTCTGAGTAGGATATCTCAGTTAGCTTTg gaATTAAAGGCGAAATCTTTTAACGCAAGGAAAAGATTCCAGTTAGCTATTATTTGTGTTCGCGCAGTAGTACGTATCAAACGACTTCATACAACACCTGAACCCCTTTCAACTCAAGTGGCATGCACTGATCCTTATAGGATCAAAATTTTGCGAAAG GTTATTGACGGTTGTGCATTCAGAGTGTATGGTCATTGGGTGAAAAAGGGAGAAGGACAAAATCGAGCTGCGCTATTCGAAAATACACCAAAGACGGAATTGAAGCACCTTTATGTTAGTAATTTGAGCAGATAA
- the Fidipidine gene encoding coiled-coil domain-containing protein 93 isoform X2 gives MTWCIESCNFDVDVDLLFRENLTIGQKISLTEKIVAMLPKMNCPYRIEPHQIQGLDCIHIFPVIQWLVKRSMETREETAEFVRSFALNQFHKKHSFSEDAETAKAVQGNLTKNIRLVKKSYEPRRLFKHKDGSVREESTKYLGTVLEYEAPLYYSTKGVGSPTATSSNDAKENDRKEELKEKENTEQIAGSLAAIEESSARLSVVAVGNIVGIQAQEIAKVAEKYAAMSTSETGENGSSNSSAAVIALQKQKAALQNRIRKLTKERDSLSTKVSELTDKTNESRAKRQAIERSLKKAQEMGINEHDSVYKCLEELLLVHDGLKEQEHNFREQCKSDLNLLRGKLQEIESGTSEEEEDRLKEYEEQKEAVTRVRLQLAKKNRAIASLTRQLDDVPGRSELTQYQRRFMELYNQVSAKHKETKQYYTLYNTLDDTKLYLSKELSLLNSIQDNYNEAMASTSGKEQFLKQFEAIVAGVKRNKAKVEKRCADEKNRRDTLSRQLATLIEQQRKYVAAVRQLTIECRKNEALLAQLRDTYSRG, from the exons ATGACCTGGTGCATAGAATCCTGTAACTTCGATGTAGATGTTGATTTACTATTTCGTGAAAATTTAACCATAGGACAAAAAAT ATCTTTAACTGAAAAAATCGTGGCCATGTTACCCAAAATGAATTGCCCTTACAGAATAGAACCACATCAAATACAAGGCTTAGATTGCATTCATATTTTCCCCGTTATTCAG TGGTTGGTCAAACGATCAATGGAGACGCGAGAAGAAACCGCTGAATTCGTTCGGTCATTCGCTTTAAATCAATTTCATAAGAAGCATTCTTTCAGTGAAGATGCGGAAACAGCAAAGGCAGTACAAGGAAATTTAACGAAAAACATTCGATTAGTTAAG AAATCGTACGAACCTCGACGTCTTTTCAAGCACAAAGATGGATCTGTTAGAGAGGAATCTACTAAATATCTTGGCACAGTTTTAGAATACGAAGCGCCTTTATATTATTCTACCAAAGGAGTTGGATCACCAACAGCAACTTCCTCGAACGATGCGAAAGAAAATGATCGTAAAGAAGAGCTAAAGGAAAAG gaaaatacagaacaaatagctGGGAGTCTAGCTGCTATAGAAGAAAGTTCA GCACGTCTAAGCGTCGTAGCAGTGGGTAATATCGTAGGAATTCAAGCTCAAGAAATCGCCAAAGTAGCCGAAAAATATGCAGCGATGTCCACGTCCGAAACGGGG GAAAATGGCAGTTCTAACTCTTCAGCTGCAGTGATCGCGCTGCAGAAGCAAAAAGCAGCACTCCAAAATCGAATACGGAAATTAACAAAGGAAAGGGACAGTTTATCAACTAAAGTTTCAGAATTAACTGATAAAACAAACGAATCGCGGGCAAAACGACAAGCCATAGAGCGTTCCTTGAAGAAGGCCCAAGAAATGGGGATCAATGAGCATGATAG TGTCTACAAATgtctggaagaactgctgttagTTCATGATGGCCTGAAAGAACAAGAACACAACTTCCGGGAGCAGTGTAAGTCTGATTTAAATCTTCTACGTGGTAAGTTGCAAGAAATTGAGAGTGGTACGtcagaagaagaggaagatcGTTTGAAGGAATATGAAGAGCAAAAAGAAGCTGTAACAAGAGTAAGATTACAACTGGCCAAGAAGAATAGGGCAATCGCTTCCTTGACCAGACAATTAGATGATGTTCCTGGTCGTTCCGAACTTACGCAATATCAAAGACGTTTTATGGAATTGTACAATCAAG TTTCGGCCAAGCACAAAGAGACTAAACAATATTACACGTTATACAATACCCTCGACGATACGAAACTTTACTTAAGCAAAGAGCTGTCGTTATTGAATTCCATTCAAGATAACTACAATGA AGCAATGGCATCGACGAGCGGTAAGGAGCAGTTTTTGAAACAGTTCGAAGCAATCGTTGCTGGCGTAAAACGTAACAAAGCTAAG GTGGAAAAACGATGTGCCGATGAGAAGAATAGAAGAGATACTCTCAGTCGACAGCTTGCCACTCTGATAGAACAGCAACGTAAATACGTTGCTGCAGTCAGGCAGCTCACCATCGAATGCCGTAAAAACGAAGCTTTACTCGCACAGTTACGCG ATACATACTCAAGAGGGTAA